One genomic window of Polyangium aurulentum includes the following:
- a CDS encoding type VI secretion system Vgr family protein, with amino-acid sequence MRSLVNVGLDTQKAVAHVIDRLRALLGGAPPDFTFAWEGGQGWDQLLVVRFAAREAISSLFRYEVTLLLRGHAMLYPDELIGERACLRIATLVSPGYRIVHGVITDAEELAPVPEGRLYRVILEPPLALAQYRVRSRIFLDKTLRQIIDAVLSPLFTRNDKAHADGDDEHPQGYTPPVTRFCYRITDTARLDDPAARPYTVQYDESDFAFLSRLLEDEGISYHFENSAGSCVLVLADADVGRPRIPRTLQYRDVQTLRLGGRLRAKKVKLGDYEWRKPALPMRAEAGGRAAELCEHRYPGAFQDRPELGKPLAQARLERLGVEASYATGTGAARDLAAGTIFRLDHDGAHHDGQYLVTQLDLWGEQAGVISRPTSETPEPFSASFELARSRFRPARVTPRPRIVGSQTAFVTGERGAEIDVNDTGCVRLRFHWDEEPGEPSSCWVRVSQMFAGAGRGAVFHPRIGDEVIVEFLEGDPDRPIVTGRVYNGANRPPGEGNNVSTIKSTSTPGGGVINALAFDDTAGRERIALQAGRDYSTHVGNDRAESVTNNASSRVGVDRSEHTGANRSTAVGGNNGEHVAGHEAVGVGGNQTTTIGANQSLAIGADRSVSIAANQTTTIGAAHALSVSAAQSIRVGADRSIDVGGSLSEAVAGSASHAVAGNRAVSIAGNQDTSIGANRGVTVGGSQVATIGAELALNVGASAAASVGGDASLSAGASVSLTAGGTVTVNAHGEAVIQAPSVTIVAAEIVFTTGAASLRLNGATLEICAATLKATGGATDIVGGMLKLN; translated from the coding sequence ATGAGGAGCCTCGTGAATGTGGGCCTCGACACCCAGAAGGCGGTCGCGCACGTCATCGACCGTCTCCGCGCTCTCCTCGGCGGCGCGCCCCCCGATTTCACCTTCGCCTGGGAGGGCGGCCAAGGATGGGACCAGCTCCTCGTGGTGCGCTTCGCCGCGCGGGAGGCCATCTCGTCCCTCTTCCGCTACGAGGTGACCCTGCTCCTCCGCGGCCACGCCATGCTCTACCCCGACGAGCTGATCGGCGAGCGCGCATGCCTGCGCATTGCCACCCTCGTATCGCCGGGTTACCGCATCGTCCACGGCGTTATCACCGACGCCGAGGAGCTCGCGCCCGTGCCCGAAGGTCGGCTCTACCGCGTGATCCTCGAGCCGCCGCTTGCCCTCGCGCAGTACCGCGTCCGTTCGCGCATCTTCCTCGACAAGACCCTGCGTCAGATCATCGATGCCGTGCTCTCGCCCCTGTTCACCCGCAATGACAAGGCGCACGCGGACGGGGACGACGAGCACCCCCAGGGCTACACGCCTCCCGTCACACGCTTCTGTTATCGAATTACCGACACGGCGCGGCTCGACGATCCCGCCGCACGTCCATACACGGTTCAGTATGACGAGAGCGATTTCGCCTTCCTCTCACGCCTGCTCGAGGACGAGGGCATCTCCTACCACTTCGAGAACAGCGCCGGCTCGTGCGTGCTCGTGCTCGCAGACGCCGACGTGGGCAGACCCCGGATCCCGCGGACGCTGCAGTATCGAGACGTGCAGACCCTCCGGCTCGGAGGTCGCCTGCGCGCCAAAAAGGTGAAGCTCGGCGATTACGAATGGCGAAAACCCGCGCTCCCCATGCGCGCCGAGGCCGGCGGGCGCGCCGCTGAACTCTGCGAGCACCGCTACCCAGGCGCGTTTCAAGACCGCCCGGAGCTTGGCAAGCCGCTCGCGCAGGCGCGGCTCGAGCGCCTCGGCGTCGAGGCGTCCTACGCGACGGGCACGGGCGCAGCGCGTGACCTCGCCGCCGGGACGATCTTCCGGCTCGACCACGACGGGGCGCACCATGACGGCCAATACCTCGTCACGCAGCTCGACCTCTGGGGCGAGCAGGCCGGCGTCATCTCGCGCCCCACGAGCGAGACCCCCGAGCCCTTCAGCGCCTCCTTCGAGCTCGCGCGCTCCCGCTTCCGCCCGGCGCGCGTGACGCCGAGGCCCCGGATCGTTGGATCTCAAACGGCCTTCGTCACGGGGGAGCGCGGCGCCGAGATCGACGTGAACGACACAGGCTGCGTGCGTCTGCGCTTTCATTGGGACGAGGAGCCGGGGGAACCCTCGTCGTGCTGGGTGCGCGTGAGCCAGATGTTCGCTGGTGCCGGGCGCGGCGCGGTGTTCCATCCGCGCATCGGCGACGAGGTGATTGTCGAGTTCCTCGAAGGCGACCCCGATCGCCCCATCGTCACCGGCCGCGTCTACAACGGCGCGAACCGGCCGCCCGGCGAGGGCAACAACGTCAGCACGATCAAGTCGACCTCCACGCCCGGAGGCGGCGTCATCAACGCGCTCGCGTTCGACGACACCGCAGGTCGGGAGCGAATCGCCCTCCAGGCAGGGCGCGATTACTCCACGCACGTCGGCAACGACCGGGCCGAGAGCGTGACGAATAACGCGAGCTCGCGCGTGGGCGTCGATCGCTCCGAGCACACCGGCGCGAACCGGAGCACCGCTGTGGGCGGCAACAACGGCGAGCACGTGGCCGGGCACGAGGCCGTGGGCGTCGGTGGCAATCAGACCACTACTATCGGGGCAAACCAATCCCTCGCGATAGGCGCAGACCGGAGCGTCTCGATCGCCGCGAACCAGACCACCACGATCGGCGCAGCGCACGCCCTCTCCGTCTCGGCCGCGCAGAGCATCCGCGTGGGGGCCGATCGGAGCATCGATGTCGGCGGGAGCCTGAGCGAGGCCGTCGCGGGCAGCGCCTCGCATGCAGTCGCCGGCAATCGAGCGGTGTCCATCGCTGGCAATCAGGACACGAGCATCGGCGCCAATCGCGGCGTGACGGTCGGAGGCAGCCAGGTAGCGACCATCGGCGCAGAGCTCGCGTTGAACGTCGGCGCGAGCGCGGCGGCTTCGGTCGGGGGCGACGCATCGCTCTCCGCGGGCGCGAGCGTCAGCCTGACCGCGGGCGGGACCGTCACGGTGAACGCGCATGGCGAGGCCGTCATTCAGGCGCCCTCGGTCACCATTGTCGCGGCAGAGATCGTCTTCACGACAGGAGCCGCCTCGCTCCGATTGAACGGCGCCACGCTTGAGATCTGTGCCGCGACCTTGAAGGCCACGGGCGGCGCGACGGACATCGTCGGCGGCATGCTGAAGTTGAATTGA
- a CDS encoding HEAT repeat domain-containing protein encodes MPDDRRISDLDADEYIAVMQHFEENPNPECVPLLIRSLGEGCGLGMYQDVRFVLEKHPHAVVVSHLYDALGNPGSTSRERVAALAVHFSDPTLIPVLLPLLRDADASLRLWSAMALEFIADASALPDLEAALGRETERDVREQLAAAIAALRAQ; translated from the coding sequence ATGCCCGACGATCGCCGGATATCGGACCTCGACGCGGACGAGTACATCGCTGTGATGCAACACTTCGAGGAGAACCCCAATCCCGAGTGTGTACCGCTTCTGATACGCTCGCTAGGAGAAGGCTGCGGCTTGGGTATGTATCAAGACGTACGTTTCGTGCTGGAGAAGCACCCTCACGCCGTAGTGGTAAGCCATTTGTATGATGCGCTCGGCAATCCAGGTAGCACGTCACGTGAACGGGTCGCCGCGCTTGCAGTGCATTTTTCCGATCCGACCCTGATACCAGTGCTGCTGCCCCTCCTGCGCGACGCAGATGCCAGCCTTAGGTTGTGGTCGGCCATGGCGCTTGAATTTATTGCGGACGCTTCCGCGCTTCCAGACCTGGAAGCTGCATTGGGGCGAGAGACAGAGCGGGACGTCCGGGAGCAGTTAGCGGCTGCCATTGCTGCGCTCCGCGCACAATAG
- a CDS encoding tyrosine-type recombinase/integrase, which translates to MPRPRKGNAYQRCGKWYARVTVSPGVRPHLMLPTCADEASAQARAALLNDITEKLRPTAHADLIPELLERAAVRDGKALDEVLGAVELIAAGKVAPKRNGKAPTLRELGRRWTSGELALEHPDHVKEKSSADNDVSRLDRYVYPVAGDVPIDKFTLDHAELVMRGIPPERASATRRHVAQLLHRLCAMAVFPLRLIAASPLPRGFLPKVGPGKAKGWIYPDEDARLLASVEVPLAWRVFYGFLHREGLRRSEAARLTWRDFDLERGSVTLDENKTDDPRAWALSPGVAAALRAWREVRAREGADMGDDALVFVDECGEEIGENHAAERYREHLRAAGITRPVLFEKSKARQPIRLHDTRATFITIALANGKNEAWVQDRTGHRSSVMINRYRRAARTAAELGLGELGRMDGAIPKVPD; encoded by the coding sequence ATGCCCAGACCACGCAAAGGCAATGCCTATCAGCGCTGCGGCAAGTGGTATGCGCGCGTGACCGTGTCCCCGGGCGTGCGACCCCACCTCATGCTGCCCACGTGCGCCGACGAAGCCTCCGCTCAAGCCCGCGCTGCCCTGCTCAATGACATCACGGAAAAGCTGCGGCCCACCGCCCACGCCGACCTCATCCCCGAGCTGCTCGAGCGCGCCGCGGTCCGGGATGGCAAGGCCCTCGACGAGGTGCTCGGCGCCGTCGAGCTGATCGCCGCCGGCAAGGTCGCGCCCAAGCGCAATGGCAAGGCGCCGACGCTCCGGGAGCTCGGCCGGCGCTGGACGAGCGGCGAGCTCGCCCTGGAGCATCCGGACCACGTCAAAGAGAAGAGCAGCGCCGACAATGACGTGAGCCGGCTCGATCGATATGTGTATCCCGTCGCCGGGGACGTGCCGATCGACAAATTCACGCTCGACCATGCGGAACTCGTCATGCGCGGCATCCCGCCAGAGCGCGCCTCCGCGACGCGGCGGCATGTCGCGCAGCTCCTCCACCGCCTCTGCGCGATGGCCGTCTTCCCGCTCCGCCTCATTGCCGCGAGCCCCCTGCCCCGCGGCTTCCTGCCCAAGGTGGGGCCCGGCAAGGCGAAAGGGTGGATATACCCGGACGAGGACGCGCGGCTGCTCGCGTCGGTCGAGGTGCCGCTCGCGTGGCGCGTCTTCTATGGGTTCCTCCATCGCGAGGGGCTGCGCCGGAGCGAGGCCGCGCGGCTGACGTGGAGGGACTTCGATCTCGAGCGCGGGTCGGTGACGCTCGATGAGAACAAGACGGATGACCCGCGCGCGTGGGCGCTATCGCCCGGCGTGGCGGCGGCGCTGCGGGCGTGGCGGGAGGTGCGGGCGCGGGAGGGGGCAGATATGGGGGATGATGCGCTCGTGTTTGTTGATGAGTGCGGGGAGGAGATCGGGGAGAACCACGCGGCGGAGCGGTATCGGGAGCACTTGCGTGCGGCGGGGATCACGCGGCCGGTGTTGTTCGAGAAGAGCAAGGCGCGGCAGCCGATCCGGCTGCATGACACGCGGGCGACGTTCATCACGATCGCGCTGGCGAACGGGAAGAACGAGGCGTGGGTGCAGGATCGGACGGGGCACAGGTCGAGTGTGATGATCAATCGGTACAGGAGGGCGGCGAGGACAGCTGCGGAGTTGGGATTGGGGGAGTTGGGGCGGATGGATGGGGCGATCCCAAAGGTCCCTGACTGA
- a CDS encoding RHS repeat-associated core domain-containing protein, with the protein MPGAAKWGDIVAGICFHAVVVPGQPSPVVLPHVYVGAIIDPLGLMLSCALGAGPVLVNGRPAVTVATGVKILVPHRPTPPGVTFAPNDTACGEGTVISGSKTVYFGGLSAARMGSIVSTCGFPVNAPGSTVIAAPAGAPVEVGGPEAVDAMAAVLAGIRTKWVSEKMHNFFRIQPRTRISKAICFMTGHPVDVMTGEVLTEREDFALPGPLPLVFEPNYYSQDEGPVGVLGPGWFHPLEVSVHEDDGLLRLRLPDGRLATHDELEVGASEWRAQDRYTLARDADGYTLTFWDGVSYRLERIGHRYALVRVSDRCGNAITLRYLDGHLHDATDSAGRPLRFIMHGPRLVAVRVRHDSDWHTLVSYKYHDDGYLAEATDPGGHAMRYEYAGGALVKETKRNGVSFYFEYDAGGYCTRTWGDGGIYERKLVYHKYGFASSVTDGRGGTTHYIGNGSGLVEREIDQEGVERWYEWDSHCRKIAEMDAHKNRTEWEYDERGNVVVERDPLGRETRSTYNALNVPVEMTEATGAVWRWVYDSRGKLVKEIDPLEGVTRFEHDRRGLLTRVEGPTGRTLALEYDAHGNLTSGGYAFDDLGRMVRAPEARIALDACGRVARVDRSDGAWVRFKRDAEGLVVEREDEARCVWRYTYTAMGKLATQTDPEGGTVQLGYDKDEHLTSVTNERGEEYKYVRDRAGRVRQEIGFDGRTVKLMYDHSGRLMRVTSAMQRWLAIERDALGRIATMKMAGKIPSGKVVPETEVVTYRYDERGDLVHAKNGTVGVTFKRDALGRVIEERAGDFCVERAYDTAGALALRRTSLGHEARFAWGREGALEGVSFGHDPRFGDFAPESLRSGVGSGRAPWKATIAGDELRLPGDVLARWERDRFGRPSRQSVVMPGGTAMERGYRWKSDEEIAALVSASGADMVTFGHDRRGNLTWSMMADGTVEHRAVDEVGNVYRAADRSDRKYGLGGRLLEEADGTRYEHDADGQLVSKVLPDGKRWRYKWDTLGQLVEVTRPDGSKVAYDYDALGRRVAKSVGGRTTRFVWDGDELIHEVAEGSPLVSWVWDPGSFAVLAKGEGERRFGGVADHLGVPLMFVDERGGPAWWGELDAWGEAFVETAETVNPWRFPGQYADVETGLFYNRFRYYDPSSGRYISQDPVGLLGDLNLYSYVHDPLIWADPFGLGPLLPREGQVGTFDELRQLSTKGDKLARHHVPNHGYMQQSQAPGYTRGNGIAILVEDFSPERGGRHARTMSYGSPPNMQLRPRQVLAQEVMDLRRLYRAESLYGNRVREALRTLIQRNKAAYPSLFSRGGCK; encoded by the coding sequence ATGCCCGGGGCAGCCAAGTGGGGAGACATTGTCGCGGGGATCTGCTTCCACGCGGTGGTTGTCCCGGGCCAGCCGAGCCCCGTCGTCCTACCGCACGTCTACGTCGGCGCGATCATCGACCCGCTCGGGCTCATGCTCTCCTGCGCGCTCGGCGCCGGGCCCGTGCTCGTCAATGGCCGCCCGGCGGTGACCGTCGCGACAGGGGTCAAGATCCTCGTCCCGCATCGCCCCACGCCTCCCGGCGTCACGTTCGCGCCCAACGATACCGCGTGCGGCGAGGGCACCGTCATTTCGGGTAGCAAGACGGTCTATTTCGGCGGTCTCTCCGCGGCGCGGATGGGTTCGATCGTGTCGACGTGCGGCTTTCCCGTCAATGCACCCGGCTCGACGGTGATCGCAGCTCCGGCCGGCGCGCCCGTCGAGGTGGGTGGGCCCGAGGCGGTGGACGCGATGGCCGCGGTGCTCGCCGGCATCCGGACGAAATGGGTCTCCGAAAAGATGCACAACTTCTTCCGCATCCAACCCCGCACGCGCATTAGCAAGGCCATATGTTTCATGACGGGCCACCCGGTCGACGTCATGACGGGCGAGGTACTCACCGAGCGCGAAGACTTCGCGCTCCCCGGCCCGCTGCCGCTCGTCTTCGAGCCGAACTACTACAGCCAGGACGAGGGCCCCGTCGGCGTGCTCGGCCCGGGGTGGTTCCACCCGCTCGAGGTGAGCGTCCACGAGGACGATGGGCTTCTCCGTTTGCGGCTACCCGACGGGCGCCTGGCCACGCATGACGAGCTCGAGGTGGGCGCCTCCGAATGGCGCGCGCAGGACCGCTACACGCTCGCGCGCGACGCGGACGGCTACACGCTGACGTTCTGGGATGGGGTGAGCTACCGCCTCGAGCGCATCGGCCATCGCTATGCGCTCGTACGCGTCAGCGATCGATGCGGTAACGCAATCACGCTCCGCTATCTGGACGGGCACCTGCACGACGCGACGGACAGCGCTGGGCGACCTTTACGCTTCATCATGCATGGCCCGCGGCTCGTAGCCGTGCGCGTGCGCCATGACAGCGATTGGCACACGCTCGTGAGCTACAAGTATCACGACGACGGCTATCTCGCCGAAGCCACGGACCCGGGCGGGCACGCGATGCGCTACGAGTACGCGGGCGGAGCCCTGGTCAAAGAGACGAAGCGGAATGGCGTATCGTTCTACTTCGAATATGATGCGGGCGGCTACTGCACGCGCACGTGGGGCGACGGAGGGATCTACGAGCGCAAGCTCGTCTATCACAAGTACGGCTTCGCGAGCAGCGTGACGGATGGGCGCGGCGGGACGACGCACTACATCGGCAACGGCTCGGGCTTGGTCGAACGGGAGATCGATCAAGAGGGCGTCGAGCGCTGGTACGAGTGGGATTCCCACTGCCGCAAGATCGCCGAGATGGACGCCCACAAGAACCGCACCGAGTGGGAATATGACGAGCGGGGCAACGTCGTCGTCGAGCGAGATCCGCTCGGTCGCGAGACGCGCTCTACCTATAATGCGCTCAACGTGCCCGTCGAGATGACGGAGGCTACAGGCGCCGTCTGGCGCTGGGTTTACGATAGCCGGGGCAAGCTCGTCAAAGAGATCGACCCGCTCGAGGGCGTGACGCGCTTCGAGCACGACCGGCGCGGGCTCCTCACCCGGGTCGAGGGCCCGACGGGGCGCACGCTCGCGCTTGAATACGACGCCCACGGCAATCTCACGAGCGGCGGCTACGCCTTCGATGACCTCGGCCGCATGGTGCGCGCCCCCGAGGCCCGGATCGCCCTCGACGCCTGCGGGCGCGTAGCGCGCGTGGATCGTTCGGATGGCGCCTGGGTGCGCTTCAAGCGGGACGCGGAGGGGCTGGTCGTCGAACGCGAGGACGAGGCCCGGTGCGTGTGGCGCTACACGTACACCGCCATGGGCAAGCTCGCGACACAAACGGACCCAGAGGGCGGAACGGTACAGCTCGGGTACGACAAGGACGAGCACCTCACCAGCGTGACGAACGAGCGCGGCGAGGAGTACAAATACGTGCGCGACAGGGCGGGACGCGTGAGGCAGGAGATCGGCTTCGATGGCCGCACCGTCAAGCTCATGTATGACCATTCCGGCCGCTTGATGCGTGTGACGAGCGCGATGCAGCGATGGCTCGCGATCGAGCGGGACGCGCTTGGCCGGATCGCGACGATGAAGATGGCCGGGAAGATCCCGTCAGGCAAAGTGGTGCCCGAGACAGAGGTGGTAACCTATCGCTACGACGAACGTGGCGATCTCGTGCATGCGAAGAATGGGACAGTTGGCGTCACCTTCAAGCGGGACGCGCTCGGCCGCGTGATCGAGGAGCGCGCGGGCGACTTCTGCGTCGAGCGCGCTTACGACACGGCGGGCGCGCTCGCTTTGCGCCGGACGAGCCTCGGGCACGAGGCGCGCTTCGCGTGGGGACGCGAGGGCGCGCTCGAGGGCGTGTCGTTCGGCCATGATCCGCGGTTCGGCGATTTCGCGCCGGAGTCGCTGCGTTCGGGCGTAGGCAGCGGGCGCGCGCCGTGGAAGGCGACGATCGCTGGCGACGAGCTCAGGTTGCCCGGCGATGTCCTCGCGCGCTGGGAGCGGGACCGCTTCGGTAGGCCGAGCCGGCAGAGCGTCGTGATGCCGGGCGGCACGGCGATGGAGCGGGGATATCGGTGGAAGAGCGACGAGGAGATCGCCGCGCTCGTGTCGGCCTCGGGCGCCGATATGGTGACGTTCGGGCACGACCGGCGCGGCAATCTGACGTGGAGCATGATGGCCGACGGCACGGTCGAGCATCGCGCCGTGGACGAGGTAGGCAACGTCTACCGCGCGGCGGACCGTTCGGATCGAAAGTACGGCCTTGGCGGGCGGCTGCTCGAGGAGGCTGACGGGACGCGCTACGAGCACGACGCGGACGGGCAGCTCGTCAGCAAGGTGCTCCCGGATGGGAAGCGCTGGCGCTACAAGTGGGATACTCTCGGGCAGCTCGTCGAGGTGACGCGGCCCGACGGGTCAAAGGTGGCGTATGATTACGACGCGCTCGGCCGCCGTGTCGCGAAGAGCGTGGGCGGGAGGACGACGCGGTTCGTGTGGGACGGCGACGAGCTGATCCACGAGGTGGCCGAAGGCTCGCCGCTCGTGTCGTGGGTATGGGATCCGGGGAGCTTCGCCGTGCTCGCGAAGGGGGAGGGGGAGAGGCGGTTTGGGGGGGTGGCGGATCACCTCGGCGTGCCACTGATGTTCGTGGACGAGCGCGGGGGGCCGGCGTGGTGGGGCGAGCTCGACGCCTGGGGGGAGGCGTTCGTCGAGACGGCCGAGACGGTGAACCCGTGGCGGTTTCCGGGGCAGTATGCCGACGTGGAGACGGGGCTCTTTTACAATCGGTTTCGGTATTACGATCCGTCCTCGGGGCGTTACATCAGCCAGGATCCAGTCGGTTTGCTCGGGGACCTGAACCTTTACTCCTACGTCCACGACCCTTTGATTTGGGCGGATCCATTTGGGCTCGGACCGTTGCTGCCTCGAGAGGGACAGGTCGGCACGTTCGATGAGCTTCGGCAACTGAGTACGAAGGGCGACAAACTCGCAAGGCATCATGTGCCGAATCACGGCTATATGCAGCAGAGTCAGGCTCCCGGCTACACGCGAGGGAACGGAATTGCCATACTTGTTGAGGACTTTTCCCCCGAACGCGGTGGCAGGCACGCGCGCACGATGTCCTATGGCTCCCCGCCTAACATGCAACTCAGGCCCCGGCAGGTGCTCGCCCAAGAGGTCATGGATCTGCGGCGGCTCTATCGCGCGGAGAGCTTGTATGGAAATCGTGTCCGCGAGGCGCTCAGGACGCTGATTCAGCGCAATAAGGCCGCCTACCCGTCTCTGTTTAGCCGCGGAGGATGCAAATGA
- a CDS encoding Imm30 family immunity protein: MSNDLRDHIEHIRRHAKLEERADIHAFTDAVVACSALAKTFEVDDVIALLEVMRDGVTYDEVMFSLVHVVEAARPEVYMEALLTVLPRMEPVAKELATELIGRITNSPGDASQFVRYAATVGREVHVPLTRLLVNAEALGFPHAASMRRTLEEEWSK, from the coding sequence ATGAGCAACGACTTGCGAGACCACATAGAACATATTCGCCGGCACGCTAAGCTAGAAGAGCGAGCGGATATCCATGCGTTCACCGACGCCGTAGTGGCGTGCTCGGCACTTGCTAAAACATTCGAGGTCGATGATGTCATTGCGCTGCTTGAGGTGATGCGGGATGGTGTTACATACGACGAAGTCATGTTCAGCTTGGTTCATGTCGTAGAGGCCGCCCGCCCCGAGGTGTATATGGAAGCGCTTTTGACGGTGCTTCCCCGCATGGAGCCTGTGGCAAAGGAATTGGCAACCGAGCTGATCGGACGGATTACCAACAGCCCTGGAGATGCATCGCAGTTTGTTCGGTATGCCGCCACGGTCGGACGGGAAGTGCACGTGCCGCTGACGCGTCTTCTCGTCAACGCAGAAGCACTTGGCTTTCCGCATGCGGCATCGATGCGCCGAACGTTGGAAGAGGAATGGTCCAAGTAA
- a CDS encoding SprT-like domain-containing protein, giving the protein MADRPRPFQMGQPTEPEPIDPRAPAHAVRQLVQQEGRQAPRTLYESFDAYNAEHFGGALKQSLILLTAPASPRAEGDYVAQDVHGIPSRIRIAPRFERIGILYLQDILLHEMIHAWQAEVMDDLENGYRGHGPKFCQKANEIGARLGLGPVAPKGRGGLPRPDYWPSNVRPPGYYGEQFPPAGGRRRGVRGGGGASGTSSGAGMSDPLLDGLSEIDRALVALLAEALGRPAGTLIGAWAREHARALASANPAVAAALEAIEKDGDLSAVPFKKDIQAHAA; this is encoded by the coding sequence ATGGCGGATCGCCCCCGTCCCTTTCAAATGGGACAACCGACCGAGCCGGAGCCCATCGACCCCCGCGCCCCGGCGCACGCCGTCCGGCAGCTCGTCCAGCAGGAGGGCCGGCAGGCTCCGCGCACGCTCTACGAGTCTTTCGACGCCTACAACGCCGAGCACTTCGGCGGCGCGCTCAAGCAGTCGCTCATCCTGCTGACTGCGCCCGCATCACCGCGCGCGGAAGGCGATTACGTTGCTCAAGATGTCCACGGCATCCCGAGCCGGATCCGGATCGCGCCCCGGTTCGAGCGGATCGGCATCTTGTATCTCCAGGACATCCTCCTCCACGAAATGATCCACGCCTGGCAAGCCGAGGTGATGGACGATCTCGAAAACGGGTACAGAGGCCACGGCCCCAAGTTTTGCCAGAAGGCGAACGAGATCGGCGCTCGGCTCGGCCTCGGCCCCGTCGCGCCGAAGGGCCGCGGAGGGCTCCCGCGGCCTGATTACTGGCCGTCGAATGTCCGGCCCCCCGGCTACTACGGAGAGCAGTTCCCGCCCGCCGGAGGGCGCCGTCGTGGCGTGCGGGGCGGTGGCGGGGCGAGCGGGACGAGCTCCGGTGCGGGGATGAGCGATCCGCTTCTGGACGGGCTCAGCGAGATCGATCGAGCGCTCGTCGCGTTGCTCGCGGAGGCGCTGGGGCGACCGGCCGGCACGCTGATCGGGGCGTGGGCGCGCGAGCATGCGCGTGCGCTCGCGTCGGCGAACCCGGCAGTCGCGGCTGCGCTCGAGGCCATCGAAAAAGACGGTGACCTGTCCGCGGTCCCTTTCAAAAAAGACATTCAAGCGCACGCAGCCTGA